From a region of the Spelaeicoccus albus genome:
- a CDS encoding amino acid ABC transporter permease encodes MNDRADNVTAAATSDEGGQLTPGLVPVKRKHPGQWAATLVATVLIILIAISVSTNPGFEWPVVGQYLFDVRILEGLLKTLELTVIAMAIGLVLGTLLALMRLSNNRLLNVLSWLYIWFFRSIPPLVQLIFWYNFAALYQTLKIGIPFGPSLLEANTNSIISPFTAAILGLGLAQAAYTAEVIRGGILSVPRGQFLAARAVGMPGALIMRRIILPQSMKVIIPPIGNEVISMIKNTSLVSVISFAELLYSAQLIYSRTYQTIPLLIVACIWYLVVVSLFTLGQSFVERKYRER; translated from the coding sequence ATGAATGACCGCGCCGACAATGTGACAGCAGCGGCAACTTCAGACGAGGGAGGTCAATTGACCCCCGGCCTGGTCCCGGTCAAACGAAAGCATCCAGGGCAGTGGGCAGCAACGCTAGTCGCTACAGTTCTAATAATACTGATCGCGATAAGCGTATCCACTAATCCGGGATTTGAATGGCCGGTGGTTGGGCAATACCTCTTTGACGTTCGTATCCTCGAGGGATTGCTGAAAACTCTGGAACTTACGGTCATTGCCATGGCCATTGGACTAGTCCTGGGCACCCTACTCGCACTAATGAGATTAAGCAACAACAGGTTGCTTAATGTCTTAAGCTGGTTATACATATGGTTTTTTCGAAGTATCCCGCCTCTCGTGCAACTCATCTTCTGGTACAACTTCGCCGCTCTATATCAAACTCTAAAAATTGGCATACCGTTCGGACCGTCTTTACTCGAGGCTAACACGAACAGCATCATCAGCCCTTTTACCGCGGCCATATTAGGGCTGGGCCTCGCACAGGCTGCGTATACCGCTGAAGTGATCCGCGGCGGCATTCTCTCCGTCCCACGCGGCCAGTTTTTGGCAGCGCGCGCGGTCGGTATGCCGGGTGCCTTAATTATGCGAAGAATTATTTTGCCTCAATCGATGAAAGTTATCATTCCACCGATTGGCAATGAGGTCATTTCTATGATCAAGAACACGTCTCTTGTGAGCGTTATTTCATTCGCTGAATTGCTGTATTCAGCGCAGTTGATATATTCGCGCACCTACCAGACGATTCCACTGCTTATAGTCGCATGTATCTGGTATTTGGTTGTTGTATCTTTATTCACATTAGGCCAGTCATTTGTCGAACGAAAATATCGCGAAAGGTAG
- a CDS encoding type I restriction endonuclease subunit R, EcoR124 family produces MEGADFLRERCRTKLRKPRTTQRELIALFGANLRLQNILTLFDEFAINEIISDRQSQDYCGFYLDLYAEFRKDRNADKEPMNDDVVFEFELVKQVEINIDYILVLAEKYR; encoded by the coding sequence GTGGAAGGGGCAGATTTCCTGCGCGAGCGCTGCCGTACCAAGCTCCGGAAGCCGCGTACCACGCAAAGGGAGCTTATTGCCCTCTTCGGCGCGAACTTGCGCCTTCAGAACATCTTGACTTTGTTCGACGAGTTCGCTATTAACGAGATCATCAGCGACCGACAAAGCCAGGATTATTGCGGTTTCTACCTCGACCTGTACGCCGAGTTCCGCAAAGACCGGAACGCCGACAAAGAGCCGATGAATGACGACGTGGTCTTCGAATTCGAACTCGTCAAACAGGTCGAAATCAACATCGACTACATCCTCGTGCTGGCCGAAAAATACCGCTGA
- a CDS encoding carbon-nitrogen hydrolase family protein, which translates to MSTQYESREHDDKTGMTMTLARLPRIKVAAVQAAPVFLQAQQSIDKLEGLVAEAASSGAELVAFGESFIAGFPIWNGVLAPVDQHEFHERLVRSAITVGCEETERLGRIAANNNVVLSVGVNELAPHSLGQVFNANLVFDKSGALVNHRRKLVATWYERLTWSHGDANGLAPVDLENWKLGALICGENTNTLARYTLLAQGERLHVASYPPTWPFDPRPGEAEYDLEDSIRLRSVAHSFEGKVFTVVAATALDDDAVNQVSQGDARVERLLRATTTASLVVGPRGQTVAGPLTKDEGIVYGDIDLNDEIVLKQAHDISGTYNRLDIFQLSVDTSRPSPVNLCTNRTDAGEHVQHLTGQGEILDD; encoded by the coding sequence ATGTCGACACAGTATGAGTCGCGCGAGCACGACGACAAGACAGGAATGACAATGACGTTGGCACGATTACCACGAATCAAAGTTGCAGCTGTCCAAGCCGCACCCGTATTTCTTCAAGCGCAACAGTCTATAGACAAGCTAGAGGGTTTAGTTGCAGAAGCGGCGAGTAGCGGCGCAGAACTGGTCGCATTCGGTGAGAGCTTCATCGCAGGGTTCCCAATCTGGAATGGCGTCCTAGCTCCGGTCGACCAGCATGAATTCCACGAACGTCTCGTCCGATCGGCGATCACCGTGGGTTGCGAAGAAACTGAACGTCTCGGAAGGATCGCAGCGAACAATAACGTGGTCCTGTCAGTTGGTGTGAATGAACTTGCTCCGCACAGCCTCGGCCAGGTCTTCAACGCCAACCTCGTCTTTGACAAGAGCGGCGCGCTTGTCAACCATCGGCGAAAGCTTGTCGCCACATGGTACGAGCGGCTGACGTGGTCTCATGGAGACGCCAACGGCCTTGCCCCAGTTGACCTAGAAAATTGGAAATTGGGTGCTTTGATTTGCGGCGAAAACACAAACACGCTTGCCAGATACACCCTCCTGGCTCAGGGTGAACGGCTACACGTTGCCAGCTATCCGCCGACCTGGCCATTCGACCCTCGTCCAGGTGAAGCCGAATACGACTTGGAAGACAGCATCCGCCTGCGGAGCGTGGCGCACAGCTTCGAAGGAAAAGTGTTCACAGTAGTGGCGGCAACTGCACTTGACGACGACGCCGTCAACCAAGTCTCGCAAGGAGACGCACGTGTCGAGCGCTTATTACGAGCGACGACTACCGCATCTCTGGTGGTGGGACCTCGTGGACAGACCGTCGCCGGCCCCCTGACCAAGGACGAGGGAATCGTCTACGGCGACATTGATCTGAATGACGAAATCGTACTCAAACAAGCCCACGATATTTCCGGCACGTACAACCGGCTCGACATCTTCCAACTAAGTGTCGATACGAGCCGACCATCGCCGGTGAATCTTTGCACGAATAGGACCGATGCCGGCGAGCACGTGCAGCATCTCACTGGGCAAGGAGAGATTCTCGATGACTGA
- a CDS encoding GntR family transcriptional regulator → MSKRGSSATKTQAVFDRLHSDITSGRLTSGERLSPEGLKAGLGVSVSVIREALTQLVAQGLVQIEHNRGFHVKQLSIRDLVDLMYVRKINECAALRLAVERHDLAWESTVLAAHHVMAGLSMYSPDDPAHRNDEWARAHTIYHQKLFEGCGNDTLIDICRNLSEAAELYRGWTTQDAPDSETEVAANHKQLLDAVLARDADKTVALHTSHLQRTIDILLSRTEKIGDIDTTISK, encoded by the coding sequence ATGTCAAAGCGTGGAAGTTCCGCAACGAAGACACAGGCAGTCTTCGACCGCCTGCATTCGGATATCACGTCTGGACGCCTGACTTCGGGCGAACGACTCAGTCCGGAAGGGTTGAAAGCCGGCCTTGGCGTCAGTGTCAGCGTCATTCGCGAAGCACTCACGCAACTCGTCGCGCAGGGTCTCGTCCAGATTGAGCACAACCGCGGGTTTCACGTCAAGCAATTGTCGATTCGAGACCTCGTCGACCTTATGTATGTCCGAAAGATCAATGAATGCGCCGCATTGCGGCTTGCCGTCGAGCGTCATGACCTCGCATGGGAATCGACAGTTCTCGCAGCTCACCACGTGATGGCCGGTCTATCAATGTACTCCCCAGACGACCCAGCCCACCGCAACGACGAGTGGGCACGCGCACACACCATCTACCATCAAAAGCTCTTTGAAGGCTGCGGCAACGACACGCTCATTGACATTTGCCGCAACCTCTCTGAAGCGGCAGAACTATATCGAGGCTGGACTACTCAAGACGCCCCGGACTCAGAGACTGAGGTTGCCGCCAACCACAAACAGCTCTTGGATGCCGTACTGGCGCGCGACGCCGACAAGACAGTCGCGCTCCATACTTCCCATCTACAACGCACAATTGACATTCTTCTCAGTCGAACCGAGAAGATCGGCGACATCGACACGACCATTTCGAAATAG
- a CDS encoding amidohydrolase family protein — protein MDAPPHTRPGTPPKSTVTGIDCHAHVVRRDAPLAPSRHSTPAVDATAHDLLRRLDEAGLSHAMLTAPSFYGDDNSLLLTALKIGRGRFIGTAQVSASTTNDQLSQLASAGICGIRLNWWQMSDRPDPSDENYTQLFKNAAALGLHVEVLVEPSMLPLMASPILAAGATLVVDHFGLVGDLRSPDGRALLSILNSGQAWVKLSAPYRLVEPRCGSSLARQLYDHRGDRVLWGSDWPWVSHEHENFDYSETLAQIDDWFPDPAQREAVLISNPAALLSTYLPA, from the coding sequence ATGGATGCCCCACCCCACACACGCCCGGGCACACCGCCAAAGTCGACAGTTACGGGAATCGACTGTCACGCGCACGTTGTACGCCGCGATGCGCCGCTAGCTCCGTCGCGACATTCGACCCCGGCGGTGGACGCAACGGCTCACGACCTTTTGCGTCGGCTCGACGAAGCCGGTTTGTCGCACGCCATGTTAACTGCACCCAGTTTCTACGGAGACGATAATTCGCTACTGCTCACCGCACTGAAGATAGGCCGCGGGCGATTTATTGGAACCGCTCAAGTCTCCGCATCGACCACCAATGACCAACTATCGCAACTGGCGAGTGCGGGAATTTGCGGCATACGCCTCAACTGGTGGCAAATGTCAGATCGACCAGATCCGTCGGACGAAAATTACACTCAGCTTTTCAAAAACGCTGCGGCTCTCGGACTCCACGTTGAAGTGCTCGTCGAACCCTCCATGCTCCCGCTCATGGCATCACCGATTCTTGCTGCAGGTGCAACCTTGGTGGTCGACCATTTTGGGCTAGTCGGCGACCTCCGCAGCCCGGACGGTCGGGCCTTGTTGTCGATCCTGAATTCGGGACAGGCTTGGGTGAAACTCTCTGCGCCTTACCGTCTTGTCGAACCCCGTTGCGGTTCTTCGCTCGCACGGCAGTTGTACGACCATCGGGGCGACCGCGTCTTGTGGGGCAGCGACTGGCCCTGGGTGAGCCACGAGCACGAAAACTTCGACTACAGCGAGACCCTAGCTCAGATCGACGATTGGTTCCCCGATCCTGCCCAACGCGAAGCTGTCCTAATTTCCAACCCAGCCGCACTGCTATCAACCTACTTGCCCGCATAA
- a CDS encoding MFS transporter, producing MTEARTPKSDESEQLSPEYRANGRKALGAAMWGFFVDMYDVYLPVVVLAPAIGYFTDANWTPVQTATLTALIFASSLIGRPLGSIIFGAMGDKLGRRRTTIIVAGGFSVSTGLIALMPGHATLGVWAPIILVVLRLLDGVFLGGEYTAANPLAMEYAPQKRRGLYGSLLNIGYPAALAVITLITIGLLAVIPSGAADSAYSRWGWRIPFAVGFVISAAMFWYYLRSVPESELWTKMTKVKNPLRTLFTGQNLRRLGVAFVVGSGAWLTLDGTVGAFSSHMKGLETPVGVINVAVLIAAIVGVIAFPLIGAAGQQWGRRRIVTWLGILNVIITPIALVVAFSDPHSSTAVIAGGSVAIFVALLVWAMITAYIMEMFPTEIRSSGYGIAYSLPSVIPAFYGYYMVALGGIMPYRFTPLVIVVIGGALLIIGAALSKDRRHVHLADVR from the coding sequence ATGACTGAAGCAAGAACGCCGAAAAGCGACGAATCAGAGCAGCTTTCTCCGGAGTACCGGGCCAACGGACGGAAGGCCCTGGGAGCTGCCATGTGGGGATTTTTCGTCGACATGTACGACGTATATCTGCCAGTCGTCGTTCTCGCCCCAGCGATCGGCTACTTCACCGACGCCAATTGGACACCGGTTCAAACGGCAACACTGACAGCGTTAATCTTCGCGTCGTCACTAATTGGTAGACCCCTTGGATCGATCATTTTTGGTGCGATGGGTGACAAGTTGGGTAGGCGCCGCACGACCATCATTGTTGCCGGCGGGTTTTCCGTATCGACCGGTCTCATTGCTCTGATGCCGGGACATGCGACTTTAGGCGTGTGGGCACCAATCATCCTTGTGGTGCTTCGACTGCTAGACGGAGTGTTCCTTGGCGGCGAATATACAGCGGCGAATCCACTCGCGATGGAATATGCTCCCCAAAAACGTCGTGGGCTTTACGGCTCGTTGTTGAATATCGGGTATCCAGCTGCACTGGCCGTCATCACGCTCATCACTATCGGCCTGTTAGCCGTTATCCCGTCCGGCGCGGCCGACTCGGCGTATTCCAGGTGGGGCTGGCGCATACCGTTTGCTGTTGGATTCGTGATCTCTGCGGCCATGTTCTGGTATTACCTTCGCTCCGTTCCCGAATCAGAGCTATGGACCAAGATGACTAAGGTGAAGAATCCGTTGCGCACACTGTTTACGGGGCAGAACCTCCGACGGCTCGGGGTTGCCTTTGTGGTCGGAAGCGGCGCGTGGCTCACGCTTGACGGGACGGTCGGCGCTTTTTCAAGCCATATGAAGGGACTCGAAACCCCTGTAGGCGTCATCAACGTGGCTGTACTCATCGCCGCGATCGTCGGGGTCATTGCTTTTCCGCTCATCGGAGCTGCTGGACAGCAATGGGGCCGCAGAAGGATCGTCACGTGGCTTGGCATCTTAAACGTGATAATCACCCCAATCGCGTTGGTAGTAGCATTCTCCGACCCGCACAGCTCGACCGCCGTCATTGCCGGTGGATCAGTCGCCATTTTTGTTGCGCTACTCGTCTGGGCCATGATCACCGCGTACATCATGGAAATGTTCCCGACCGAGATCAGATCCTCCGGGTACGGTATCGCCTACAGTCTGCCAAGCGTTATTCCGGCATTTTATGGGTACTACATGGTCGCATTAGGCGGCATCATGCCATACCGATTTACGCCCCTCGTGATCGTTGTGATCGGAGGAGCACTACTTATTATCGGCGCCGCGCTGAGTAAAGATCGACGTCATGTACACCTGGCGGACGTACGGTAA
- a CDS encoding NAD(P)/FAD-dependent oxidoreductase — MASRRVTVIGAGVVGASIAYRLAQTSSVELQVIDTSTPGGGTSAASMAWLNASSKRPKDYFDLNFAGVREYYRLKSELAADWLHLTGTLAQAACTPNLEDRAAELEAWGYGVERTNAATAFGQHLPQATIVDPDEFVAHYPDEGWIDTNGATQELIGAAAACGAEYQQGCAVTRIDAEGSAYRLTLADGTTFLTDVVVNAAGPKADRIAALVGRHLPLAPTKGMTIKFFAPDLDIDKIVLSDQVEIRPDVNGCVRTHSDAVDGMMAQGAATDRTEIVEVMRTKAANFLPALESAPIAGVYMGVRPIPEDQFSCVGAVDGIDNYFEAVTHSGVTMGPLIGRLITEYVVDGTRNDLLTSRFDPNRFNELS, encoded by the coding sequence ATGGCGAGCAGAAGAGTCACGGTCATCGGAGCCGGCGTTGTAGGGGCGTCGATCGCCTATCGGCTCGCGCAAACGTCAAGTGTCGAACTTCAGGTGATCGATACGTCAACGCCAGGTGGAGGAACCAGTGCTGCGAGTATGGCTTGGCTGAATGCCAGTAGTAAGCGCCCGAAGGATTATTTCGACCTCAATTTTGCCGGTGTCCGTGAGTATTATCGACTCAAGTCCGAGCTTGCTGCCGATTGGCTCCACCTCACCGGAACACTTGCACAGGCCGCGTGCACCCCGAACCTTGAAGACCGTGCGGCAGAGCTTGAAGCGTGGGGCTACGGGGTGGAACGAACGAACGCGGCAACCGCGTTCGGTCAGCATCTCCCCCAGGCCACAATTGTCGATCCGGACGAGTTCGTCGCCCATTATCCGGATGAGGGATGGATCGACACCAATGGCGCCACTCAAGAACTCATCGGCGCCGCAGCCGCATGCGGGGCCGAATACCAACAAGGCTGCGCCGTCACGCGGATCGATGCCGAAGGATCCGCCTATCGACTCACACTGGCAGACGGAACTACCTTCCTCACCGACGTCGTCGTCAATGCAGCCGGCCCAAAGGCCGACCGAATCGCGGCGCTCGTGGGCCGGCACCTTCCTCTGGCCCCGACCAAGGGTATGACTATCAAGTTCTTTGCTCCGGATCTCGATATCGACAAGATCGTCTTGTCCGACCAGGTGGAAATCCGTCCGGACGTCAACGGTTGCGTACGTACTCATTCCGATGCCGTGGACGGCATGATGGCTCAGGGGGCCGCCACTGATCGGACAGAGATCGTTGAGGTCATGCGCACTAAAGCTGCCAACTTCCTCCCAGCCCTCGAGTCCGCGCCAATAGCCGGCGTTTACATGGGAGTGCGCCCGATCCCCGAAGACCAGTTCTCGTGCGTCGGCGCCGTCGACGGCATCGACAACTATTTCGAAGCCGTTACGCACAGCGGCGTGACGATGGGGCCACTCATCGGTCGGCTCATCACCGAGTACGTCGTCGACGGCACGCGAAACGACCTCCTCACGAGCCGCTTCGACCCGAATCGCTTCAACGAATTGTCCTAG
- a CDS encoding MFS transporter has product MTMDVNVSKHGAAERLDRLPHSRYLSITIFLISLGTFWDAYMLYSIGPISSTFLSSLGESHLATRAPTALFFGTFLGALILGRLADKIGRRNAFTLNLSILAFGNLCAVVAPNGGILIAALVVAGLGTGAEIPLSSTYTQEFMKANNRGKATALMLAFGFLGGTAGGFVARFIAPITNLPISGFKIALLIGAAGAIVTVFIRRRVPESPRWLDRQGHHQKASAIMDNIEQRVMAEHRISKLPPAIPAPSMDSALRKSVKTSDLLRPTYLRRTLSVWIIELFQGFGAYGFTTFVPVILTAKGYSILDALGYTALIQISYPVGCLIASQVTDRINRKWGMCLFYTLNMLCGIAFYFSDSVPLILIFGFLTEMLIFIDGPMLHTYEVEIYPTHLRGRGAGTSFALSRLGGFLAPLAAGGILAVAGNEGATYLIMTAAGSWLLCAATAAVLGIQTKSISLEQLESRLKTSRHPG; this is encoded by the coding sequence ATGACAATGGACGTCAACGTTTCGAAGCACGGCGCAGCCGAAAGGCTCGATCGACTACCTCATTCTCGGTATTTGTCGATAACGATATTCCTGATCTCGCTCGGTACGTTCTGGGACGCGTACATGCTGTACTCGATCGGCCCCATCTCGTCAACATTCTTGTCCTCATTGGGCGAGTCCCACCTAGCAACAAGGGCGCCAACAGCCTTGTTCTTCGGCACCTTTCTTGGGGCCTTAATTCTCGGACGCCTCGCTGACAAAATTGGTCGAAGGAACGCGTTCACGCTGAACCTCAGCATCTTGGCCTTCGGCAACTTGTGTGCTGTCGTTGCTCCAAACGGTGGAATACTTATAGCTGCCCTCGTGGTCGCTGGACTCGGAACCGGCGCAGAGATTCCACTTTCGTCGACCTATACCCAAGAATTCATGAAGGCCAACAATCGTGGCAAGGCAACTGCACTGATGTTGGCATTTGGATTTCTCGGCGGAACCGCTGGCGGGTTCGTTGCCCGATTCATAGCCCCCATCACCAACTTGCCCATCTCCGGATTTAAAATTGCGCTGCTCATCGGAGCAGCGGGAGCCATCGTCACTGTATTCATCCGGAGGCGCGTACCGGAATCTCCCCGTTGGCTCGATCGTCAAGGGCACCACCAAAAAGCCTCCGCCATCATGGACAACATCGAACAACGGGTCATGGCGGAACATCGCATTTCAAAACTTCCACCAGCGATCCCCGCGCCGTCGATGGATTCAGCATTGCGCAAGTCCGTGAAAACGTCCGACTTGCTTCGCCCGACGTATCTCCGCCGCACGCTAAGCGTTTGGATTATCGAGCTATTCCAAGGCTTCGGGGCTTATGGATTCACCACTTTCGTTCCGGTCATACTCACCGCCAAAGGGTATTCGATACTGGACGCTCTTGGATACACCGCGCTCATCCAGATCTCGTATCCAGTCGGATGTCTGATCGCCTCGCAGGTGACGGATCGAATCAACCGTAAATGGGGAATGTGTCTCTTCTATACGCTGAACATGCTCTGCGGCATAGCCTTCTACTTCTCCGACTCGGTTCCGCTGATCCTCATATTCGGTTTCCTCACCGAAATGCTGATTTTTATCGACGGCCCGATGCTGCACACATACGAAGTGGAAATCTACCCAACGCATCTAAGAGGACGAGGAGCGGGAACGAGCTTTGCCCTTAGCCGACTCGGTGGTTTCCTCGCGCCGCTCGCCGCTGGGGGCATCCTCGCGGTTGCCGGGAACGAAGGTGCGACCTATCTGATCATGACGGCCGCGGGGAGCTGGCTCCTTTGTGCAGCTACCGCTGCAGTCCTCGGCATCCAAACAAAGTCAATCAGCCTGGAACAACTCGAATCACGTCTAAAAACCTCACGCCACCCTGGTTAG
- a CDS encoding ABC transporter substrate-binding protein — MNNKRTLITSVVAVLALSVAACSNQDSEGPSNQKPSSTTESGGSSNSIISKIKTDKSLHNKLPSKIASSGVINVGADPGSPPDEYKDENGNFAGWEVDLAKAVGKTMGVKIKFTPLQFDSLIPSLQSKRINMAIGQMGVTEQRETIIDQVAWLAGNELFAARTDSSLKNITKLTQLCGINVATTRGSREQEFAKDVKDKKKCEKLNKEPINLHVFNGADQAAHSVTNGRTDVFWLGSTAVSYFVKQSNGKAKIVGHYTDKAYIGPGFSKNSKLSPLVKQAIQKLIDGGSYALLLKNWGLKDSAIANAQLNPTGTPK; from the coding sequence ATGAATAACAAGCGCACTTTAATCACTAGCGTCGTCGCGGTACTCGCATTGTCGGTGGCCGCATGTTCGAACCAGGATTCAGAGGGCCCATCCAACCAAAAACCGTCGTCGACCACAGAATCAGGAGGGTCAAGCAACTCCATAATTTCGAAAATCAAGACCGACAAGTCGCTACATAACAAGCTCCCCAGCAAAATAGCTAGCTCCGGAGTCATCAACGTTGGTGCGGACCCAGGATCGCCGCCCGACGAGTACAAAGACGAAAACGGAAATTTCGCTGGATGGGAAGTCGATTTGGCCAAGGCTGTCGGCAAAACGATGGGTGTCAAAATCAAGTTCACACCATTGCAATTCGACTCCCTGATCCCGTCGTTGCAATCGAAACGCATCAATATGGCAATCGGACAAATGGGTGTTACGGAGCAGCGTGAAACAATAATTGACCAGGTCGCCTGGCTCGCCGGAAATGAACTCTTCGCAGCCCGCACCGATTCTTCGCTGAAGAACATCACCAAACTCACCCAGCTTTGTGGCATAAACGTAGCCACGACCCGCGGCTCACGCGAACAAGAGTTCGCAAAAGATGTCAAGGATAAGAAGAAGTGTGAAAAACTGAATAAGGAACCGATCAATCTGCACGTCTTCAACGGAGCGGACCAGGCCGCCCATAGCGTGACGAACGGCAGAACCGATGTGTTTTGGTTAGGGTCGACCGCCGTCAGTTACTTTGTCAAACAATCGAACGGTAAAGCGAAAATAGTTGGTCACTACACAGACAAGGCATACATCGGCCCAGGGTTCAGCAAAAACAGCAAGCTATCACCACTGGTCAAGCAAGCGATTCAAAAACTCATCGACGGCGGATCATATGCGCTCCTTCTGAAGAACTGGGGGTTGAAAGACTCCGCTATAGCGAACGCGCAATTGAATCCGACCGGTACACCGAAGTAG
- a CDS encoding NUDIX domain-containing protein: MGSNGDAYLKDYPAALPRLFEPAYVDYADADIRGTLQEPPPQLVHRVHAVACPTPGRVTVCESEDGWRFLPGGRLELGESINQALTRELLEEAGCRPEPGAMCRLFFSHIATSRRLEPYMPHVPHPVAWWTFAVLPTEVVGQPTCPVDGEQITKVSHVSVEKAIEVLSAGSDPMHADIVRLAVHLQLI, from the coding sequence ATGGGATCAAACGGGGACGCTTACCTTAAGGATTATCCTGCGGCCCTCCCGCGCCTGTTCGAACCGGCCTACGTCGACTACGCAGACGCGGACATACGGGGCACGTTGCAGGAACCACCACCACAGCTGGTACACCGCGTACACGCAGTGGCGTGTCCGACACCCGGGAGAGTCACCGTCTGCGAGTCCGAGGATGGGTGGCGGTTTCTGCCCGGTGGGCGATTGGAACTCGGCGAGAGTATCAATCAGGCGTTGACCAGAGAACTGCTGGAAGAAGCAGGATGCCGACCCGAGCCGGGTGCCATGTGCCGGTTGTTCTTCAGTCATATTGCGACGAGCCGACGATTGGAGCCCTACATGCCGCATGTGCCGCACCCTGTGGCATGGTGGACATTCGCGGTGCTGCCGACCGAAGTTGTTGGTCAGCCGACGTGCCCGGTCGACGGCGAACAAATTACCAAGGTCTCGCACGTCTCCGTCGAAAAAGCCATCGAAGTACTCTCGGCGGGTAGTGATCCAATGCACGCTGACATCGTTCGCCTTGCCGTCCACCTGCAGCTAATCTGA
- a CDS encoding TrmB family transcriptional regulator has product MWESVTQLGLDGKEARFYLTVLSHDGLTVADAAELSDVSRTNAYDITKRLVQRGLIDVTETSREQGQGRRARSTLSAADPQRLIDESIQHRKVLDDLVPQLKAMRRKSGARPRVRYLEGSVGIRTALFETLSWQSPLKGILSMRDLLTEPGQEAMTEYIEGRKENNLTLQVVRSPGKDYSHGWPTSTEELRETRYAPPKYVFSMSMFIGYNTVAVVSPPDENFAMMIDSAEYAQMQLNLWEILWASSSTASPEAN; this is encoded by the coding sequence ATGTGGGAATCAGTAACCCAACTTGGACTCGATGGGAAAGAAGCACGTTTCTACCTCACAGTATTGAGCCACGACGGTCTGACAGTTGCCGACGCTGCCGAGCTCAGTGACGTCAGTCGAACGAACGCATATGACATCACGAAACGCCTTGTCCAGCGTGGATTGATCGACGTTACCGAAACCTCGCGCGAGCAAGGTCAAGGGCGCCGCGCACGAAGCACCCTCAGCGCGGCCGATCCACAGAGACTCATTGACGAGTCGATCCAACATCGCAAAGTTCTCGATGACCTTGTGCCGCAGCTCAAGGCGATGCGGCGCAAGTCCGGGGCGAGACCGCGAGTTCGATATTTAGAAGGATCAGTCGGAATTCGAACCGCGCTCTTCGAGACTCTTAGCTGGCAATCGCCGCTCAAAGGCATCCTGTCAATGCGCGATCTGCTCACTGAACCCGGACAAGAGGCGATGACTGAATATATCGAAGGGCGAAAAGAGAACAACTTAACCCTTCAGGTCGTCCGTTCACCTGGAAAAGACTACTCACATGGTTGGCCTACAAGCACGGAGGAACTTCGCGAAACGCGCTATGCGCCGCCAAAATACGTTTTCAGCATGTCGATGTTTATTGGGTACAACACCGTAGCCGTCGTATCCCCGCCGGACGAAAATTTCGCAATGATGATCGACAGCGCCGAATACGCTCAAATGCAACTCAACCTCTGGGAAATACTCTGGGCGTCAAGCAGCACAGCGTCACCCGAGGCAAACTAG
- a CDS encoding substrate-binding domain-containing protein, translating to MNSYLEEADPWSGVLRIGSSELFAMTALPRVLSAFESSHPSLEVNLTIRASTFLMDALDQGHLDAAYVSDPDPTTDCELIELTRTDIAVLSNGEFNLPSVLTPDDLARQRVFMNPRPSAINSIVTQWLRDESKSTLINTCDSLPVTIQLVRQGLGIGVVPLCMVTTESDSQGVVIHATSPELDRLTIFLAHRRRLASQRVDFLVDTARAALKHVPGFNTVD from the coding sequence ATGAATAGCTACCTTGAAGAGGCCGACCCGTGGAGTGGGGTGCTCAGGATCGGGAGTTCTGAGCTCTTCGCAATGACCGCATTGCCACGGGTACTTAGCGCGTTCGAATCTTCACACCCGTCTCTCGAGGTCAACCTGACCATTCGGGCGAGCACTTTCTTGATGGACGCGCTTGACCAAGGTCACCTGGATGCGGCGTATGTCAGCGATCCCGATCCGACAACTGACTGTGAATTAATCGAATTAACCCGAACAGACATCGCTGTCTTGAGTAACGGCGAGTTCAATCTGCCTAGCGTGCTGACTCCCGATGATTTGGCGCGGCAGCGCGTATTCATGAACCCGCGACCATCGGCAATCAATTCCATCGTGACTCAATGGCTACGCGACGAGAGCAAATCTACCCTTATCAACACTTGCGACAGTCTGCCGGTGACAATCCAACTCGTTCGTCAAGGGCTAGGCATTGGGGTGGTCCCTCTCTGCATGGTCACGACGGAATCGGATTCGCAAGGTGTCGTCATACACGCCACATCGCCGGAACTTGATCGACTCACCATCTTCTTGGCTCACCGGCGTCGTCTCGCAAGTCAGCGCGTAGATTTTTTGGTTGATACCGCCCGCGCGGCCCTCAAGCACGTGCCGGGATTTAATACCGTTGACTGA